TGATATTTTTATATTTTGGATCTCTTGTAAGCCTTATTAATGGAGAACTTTCATTTTCATTATCTGAAGAACTGAAACTAGGCTGAACAGATTTACTTCGATCATTTTCATCTAATGTTAATTTTTTAGGAAAAAACATACTTTTAAAGCGCCTCATCCCAAATAAATCAAAAATACCCAAAGAATAAAAAATAAATATAAGAGTAAATCTGTTCAGCTTCATATCAAAAATCAAATTAAGATTTAAATATCTCTTTAATTGTAGACAAAGAACCCATCAAAGCACTAGATTCATATGGTAATAAAATCATCTTACCTTCTTTGTCTTTTGTAATTTCAGGCAAAGCCTTTATATAATTAAGCGCAACCATATATGGCAATGGATCAGCACCTGGAACAGCCTTGCTTATCATCTGAATAGCTTCAGATTCTGCTTGCGTTGTTAAAAGTCTTGCCTCAGCTTCACCTTGAGCTCGGGTAATTTTTGACATTTTTTCACCTTCAGCTTCAAGAATGGCTGCCTGTTTTTTACCTTCAGCTTCAAGTATTAATGCACGCTTATCTCGCTCAGCTCTCATCTGTTTTTCCATTGCAACTCGAATATCCTGTGGAGGATTTACTTCTTGCAACTCAACTCTATTGACCTTAACGCCCCATTTATCTGTTGCATCATCAAGAATTTCACGTAATTTTTCATTAATTTGATCACGTGAAACCAATGTTCCGTCAAGATCCAATGCTCCAATAACGTTACGCAAAGTTGTTTGGGTCAATTTTTCAATAGCTTGAGGCAAATTGGAAACTTCATAAATCGCTCTTTCAGGATCTGTAATCTGATAATAAAGTAAAGCGTTTATTTCCATAGTAACGTTATCTCTTGTGATAACATTTTGCTTTGGGAAATCATAAACAGCTTCTCTTAAATCAATTCGCTCAAGAAGCTCATTGTATCTGTATAATTTTCCCGGAGCAGATGGAGCTTCTTTTACAAAAGTCCAAAAAACTCTTCTTGGTTGATCTATAAAAGGAATCACAAAATGTATTCCTGATTTGAGCATTTTATTATATTTTCCAAGACGCTCAACCATTATCACTTCAGATT
Above is a genomic segment from Candidatus Dependentiae bacterium containing:
- a CDS encoding SPFH/Band 7/PHB domain protein, which gives rise to MIFTFYTFFILFVLFLLLVISKSTYIVKQSEVIMVERLGKYNKMLKSGIHFVIPFIDQPRRVFWTFVKEAPSAPGKLYRYNELLERIDLREAVYDFPKQNVITRDNVTMEINALLYYQITDPERAIYEVSNLPQAIEKLTQTTLRNVIGALDLDGTLVSRDQINEKLREILDDATDKWGVKVNRVELQEVNPPQDIRVAMEKQMRAERDKRALILEAEGKKQAAILEAEGEKMSKITRAQGEAEARLLTTQAESEAIQMISKAVPGADPLPYMVALNYIKALPEITKDKEGKMILLPYESSALMGSLSTIKEIFKS